In Cercospora beticola chromosome 3, complete sequence, the following proteins share a genomic window:
- the HSP98 gene encoding Heat shock protein hsp98, translating into MASNMSFTDRATQALAEAQDLAQQYQHSQLMPLHLAVALIDPQPDQSKDQQTNNSHASHAASSAPLFKQVIERAHGDPQLAERALKKSLVRIPSQDPPPENISVAPAFSKVLRSANELSKTQKDSYIAVDHLIQCLVQDTTIQKCLAEANIPNTKLVDQAIQQIRGTKRVDSKTADAEEENENLKKFTIDMTAMARDGKIDPVIGREEEIRRVIRILSRRTKNNPVLIGEPGVGKTTVVEGLARRIVDADVPAGLAACKLLSLDVGALVAGSKYRGEFEERMKGVLKEIEDSKEMIVLFVDEIHLLMGAGSSGEGGMDAANLLKPMLARGQLHCIGATTLAEYRKYIEKDQAFERRFQQVMVKEPSVAETISILRGLKEKYEVHHGVTIQDGAIIAAATLAARYLTQRRLPDSAVDLVDEAAAAVRVERESQPEVLDNMERKLRQLEIEIHALDREKDEASQSRLREARAEKANIEEELKPLREMYETEKKRSKEIQEQKIKLDSLRNKLEEAERTRDLQSASDIKFYAIPDTEKRIRELEAQKKQAEEEEAARRGAAGDTNALVADAVGPDQINEIVGRWTGIPVTRLRTTEKEKLLHMEKVLGDQVVGQKEAVTSVANAIRLQRSGLANPGQPPSFLFCGPSGTGKTLLTKALAEFLFDDPKSMIRFDMSEYQERHSLSRMIGAPPGYVGHDAGGQLTEALRRRPFSILLFDEVEKAAKEVLTVLLQLMDDGRITDGQGRIIDAKNCIVVMTSNLGAEYLARPNAADGKIDPTTKELVMTALRNYFLPEFLNRISSIVIFNRLTKREIRRIVDVRLQEIQKRLQTNGRNVRIDLSDEVKDYLGAAGYSPAYGARPLARLIEKEVLNRLAVLILRGSIRDGETARVELEDGHIVVLPNHGESEASEDEEMWDSEDDAVQELTNGDGEMDLYDD; encoded by the coding sequence ATGGCGAGCAACATGTCCTTTACAGATCGTGCGACCCAAGCGTTAGCAGAGGCACAGGATCTAGCACAACAATACCAACATTCGCAATTAATGCCTCTGCATCTTGCAGTTGCACTCATCGACCCGCAACCAGACCAGTCGAAAGACCAGCAAACAAACAACTCACACGCATCACATGCTGCCAGCTCAGCACCTTTGTTCAAACAGGTCATTGAGCGGGCACATGGTGATCCACAATTGGCTGAGCGAGCACTGAAAAAGTCTCTGGTACGGATACCCTCACAGGACCCGCCGCCAGAGAATATCAGCGTAGCGCCAGCTTTCTCGAAAGTCTTACGGAGCGCGAACGAGCTTTCAAAAACACAAAAAGACTCCTACATCGCTGTCGACCACTTAATACAATGTCTGGTGCAAGACACAACGATACAGAAATGTCTCGCCGAAGCGAACATCCCCAACACCAAGCTTGTCGACCAAGCCATTCAACAAATTCGAGGAACGAAGCGAGTTGACAGCAAGACTGCAGATGCTGAGGAGGAAAACGAAAACTTGAAGAAGTTCACAATCGACATGACGGCAATGGCACGCGACGGCAAGATTGATCCTGTCATTGGCCGTGAAGAGGAAATCAGACGAGTGATTCGGATCCTCTCGCGAAGGACGAAGAACAACCCAGTACTTATTGGCGAGCCTGGTGTCGGCAAAACAACAGTCGTCGAAGGTCTGGCACGCCGAATTGTCGATGCCGATGTGCCAGCAGGACTTGCAGCCTGCAAGCTCCTCTCGCTCGATGTTGGTGCGCTTGTCGCCGGGTCTAAGTACCGTGGTGAGTTCGAAGAGCGCATGAAGGGTGTTCTGAAAGAGATCGAGGATAGCAAGGAGATGATTGTCCTTTTCGTGGACGAGATCCATCTGCTCATGGGAGCTGGTAGCTCAGGCGAGGGTGGTATGGATGCGGCAAACCTGCTCAAACCTATGCTTGCTCGAGGACAACTTCACTGCATTGGTGCCACGACACTCGCCGAATACCGAAAATACATTGAAAAGGATCAGGCGTTCGAGCGTCGTTTCCAACAAGTTATGGTCAAGGAACCCTCAGTGGCCGAGACAATCTCCATCCTGCGTGGCCTCAAGGAGAAATACGAAGTGCATCACGGTGTCACGATCCAGGATGGTGCAATCATAGCTGCGGCCACATTGGCAGCTCGCTACCTCACTCAACGCAGACTGCCCGACTCAGCTGTCGACTTGGtcgatgaagctgcagccGCGGTCCGCGTAGAACGCGAGTCTCAACCCGAGGTTCTCGACAACATGGAGCGTAAACTGCGCCAGCTGGAAATCGAGATCCACGCACTTGATCGCGAAAAGGATGAAGCGTCACAATCACGCTTGAGGGAGGCTCGAGCCGAGAAGGCCAACATTGAAGAAGAGCTCAAGCCACTTCGCGAAATGTACGAAACCGAAAAGAAGCGATCAAAGGAGATTCAAGAACAAAAGATCAAACTTGACTCGCTTCGCAACAAGCTCGAGGAGGCCGAACGAACACGGGACCTGCAATCTGCTTCGGACATCAAATTCTATGCCATTCCAGACACTGAGAAGCGCATCCGAGAGCTGGAGGCACAGAAGAAgcaagcagaggaagaggaggctgcTCGTCGCGGCGCGGCTGGCGATACTAATGCTCTTGTTGCCGACGCAGTGGGACCGGATCAGATCAACGAAATCGTCGGGCGCTGGACGGGCATTCCAGTCACGAGACTTCGAACCaccgagaaagagaagctccTACACATGGAAAAGGTTCTGGGCGACCAAGTGGTCGGCCAGAAGGAGGCAGTCACGTCCGTTGCGAACGCCATTCGATTGCAACGCTCTGGTCTCGCCAATCCTGGTCAGCCGCCGTCATTCCTCTTCTGTGGTCCCTCCGGTACAGGCAAGACGTTGCTCACAAAGGCCCTGGCGGAATTCCTGTTCGACGACCCCAAGTCCATGATTCGATTCGACATGTCCGAATATCAAGAACGACACTCGCTCTCACGCATGATCGGCGCACCTCCAGGATATGTCGGACATGATGCAGGCGGTCAACTCACGGAGGCTCTTCGTCGCAGACCATTCAGCATTCTTCTCTTTGACGAGGTCGAAAAGGCCGCCAAGGAAGTCCTCACCGTCCTCCTGCAGCTCATGGACGATGGTCGTATCACCGATGGCCAAGGACGCATCATCGACGCCAAGAACTGTATCGTCGTGATGACATCCAACTTGGGTGCTGAGTACCTGGCTCGACCGAATGCAGCTGATGGCAAAATTGATCCAACGACCAAGGAGCTTGTCATGACAGCCTTGAGAAACTACTTCCTACCAGAGTTCCTCAATCGTATCTCCAGCATCGTCATCTTTAACCGCCTCACTAAGAGGGAGATTCGCAGGATTGTCGATGTCAGATTACAGGAGATTCAAAAGCGGCTGCAGACCAATGGTCGCAACGTGCGCATCGACTTGTCGGACGAAGTCAAAGACTACCTTGGAGCGGCAGGATATTCACCCGCCTACGGTGCCAGGCCGCTCGCGCGACTCATCGAGAAGGAGGTCCTCAACCGGCTGGCCGTGCTTATCCTTCGTGGCTCAATCAGGGATGGCGAAACTGCGCGAGTGGAGCTTGAAGATGGACACATTGTCGTCCTCCCCAACCACGGCGAGAGTGAGGCttctgaagacgaagagatgTGGGATAGTGAAGACGATGCCGTTCAAGAGCTAACGAACGGCGATGGGGAGATGGATTTATACGATGACTAA